A window from Primulina eburnea isolate SZY01 chromosome 2, ASM2296580v1, whole genome shotgun sequence encodes these proteins:
- the LOC140815882 gene encoding tetraspanin-8-like → MVRCSNNLVGILNIVTFFLSIPIIAGGIWLSKQGSTECERFLDKPVIALGVFILLVSIAGIVGSCCRISWLMWVYLLVMFLLIVLLFCFTIFAFVVTNKGAGEAISGKGYKEYRLGDYSNWLQKRVNKNWGKISSCLADSKICQSLIEDVSTPVDDFYRKHLSALQSGCCKPSNDCNFQYVSPTKWNNNNSTSSGNPDCATWSNDSSKLCYGCQSCKAGLLDNIKNEWKKVAVLNIIFLVFLIIVYSVGCCAFRNNVEDNSWK, encoded by the exons ATGGTGCGCTGCAGCAACAATCTGGTGGGAATATTAAACATAGTCACCTTCTTTCTATCGATCCCAATCATAGCCGGTGGAATATGGCTCTCGAAGCAAGGCAGCACAGAGTGCGAGCGCTTTCTTGACAAGCCCGTGATAGCATTAGGAGTATTCATTCTCCTGGTATCGATTGCGGGAATCGTGGGCTCTTGCTGCCGCATCTCTTGGCTGATGTGGGTTTATCTATTGGTCATGTTCTTGCTGATTGTTCTCTTATTTTGCTTCACTATTTTCGCGTTCGTGGTGACGAATAAAGGCGCAGGAGAGGCTATTTCTGGGAAAGGATATAAAGAATATCGACTTGGGGATTATTCAAATTGGTTGCAGAAAAGGGTTAACAAGAATTGGGGAAAGATTAGCAGTTGCTTGGCTGATAGTAAGATTTGCCAGAGTCTTATTGAGGATGTGTCCACTCCAGTGGATGATTTTTACAGGAAACACCTCTCTGCTCTTCAG TCCGGTTGCTGCAAGCCATCAAACGATTGTAACTTCCAATATGTTAGCCCAACGAAGTGGAACAACAACAACTCCACATCATCTGGCAACCCTGACTGTGCTACCTGGAGCAACGACTCAAGTAAGTTGTGCTACGGTTGCCAATCGTGCAAGGCTGGGCTATTGGATAACATCAAGAATGAATGGAAAAAGGTGGCTGTTTTAAACATCATATTCCTCGTTTTCCTCATCATCGTGTACTCGGTTGGGTGCTGTGCATTCCGAAACAACGTGGAGGATAACTCGTGGAAGTGA
- the LOC140823173 gene encoding uncharacterized protein, with protein sequence MIHMISGGATDRDSGRVRKAHERRLENFEIFRGVDLPQDPIISFGPEDIRGVVIPHNDSLVVTTTIANYDVGMIFIDNGSSVNVLFKSTLDQIKVEAFEFKPVSTPLYGFAGHAIPYLGQIVLPLSLGTDLRRETKMITFTVVDTLSAYNGILGRPALKDFRAVASNYHQKLKFPV encoded by the coding sequence atgattcatatgatctcgggcGGTGCTACTGATAGAGACTCTGGGCGAGTCCGGAAAGCCCATGAGAGAAGGTTGGAGAACTTTGAGATATTTAGGGGTGTAGACTTACCACAAGACCCCATCATCAGCTTTGGGCCGGAAGACATCCGAGGCGTTGTGATTCCACATAATGATTCCTTAGTGGTGACGACCACCATTGCCAATTATGATGTGGGAATGatatttattgataatggaagctcCGTGAACGTCTTGTTCAAGAGCACGTTGGATCAAATAAAGGTGGAAGCATTTGAGTTTAAGCCGGTCTCTACCCCACTGTATGGGTTTGCAGGACACGCCATCCCGTATTTGGGTCAGATTGTGCTTCCCCTATCCTTGGGGACTGATCTTCGGCGGGAGACAAAAATGATAACGTTCACCGTGGTAGATACACTTTCAGCGTATAATGGAATTCTAGGACGGCCAGCCCTGAAGGATTTTAGAGCCGTAGCTTCCAATTATCATCAGAAGCTTAAGTTTCCTGTATGA